The Pseudoliparis swirei isolate HS2019 ecotype Mariana Trench chromosome 17, NWPU_hadal_v1, whole genome shotgun sequence sequence TCTCATTTGAATGCCTAATCAGATTTGTCTCCACTGAGCATCTCTGTTTGAGCCGCCATTGTTTCAAAGGATTAAGCGAAGACAACAATGCTGCTGGACGAACGAAGAGGAACTGCAAGATTGAGGCTGTTGTTATGTTGACAACCTCTGAATAGTACATTTATAACAAAGATGCTTGAAAAACACTACAAACCGTCCAACCATTGATGAATCTACCTCTGGTGAAAAGAAAGAAGTCACATATGGTTCACAGACATACAGTacttcaatcaatcaattttaaaagCTCATTTTATTGAATACCAACAAATTATTCATAAAATAGGAGCAGGATGTATGTTTTTGCTTTTACAAATCTGAGCTGATTAACATTTCATGTTAAATGGACTAACTGCTCAATCACAGCTCTTGAGACGTACCAATAAGAAATACCATTTCCTCTATGATGGAATATTTGAGGAATAAAACTGCTGAAATGGTTATTTGGATAACTGCTCTTTTAGCCTTTCATTTGGCTCTAATCCATACCACAGACCATCATGATCCACTGCTGCCCAAGCCATCCGCACTGTGGTAAAGGTGGCTGCCCACTGTCCCGATGGAGAAACTACAATAGCACCTCCTGCACCATGGACACGGTCCCCCATGTACTGCAGAGACAGCTGAGAAGCATCTGCTAGGGATTTACCTGTGGaggcgaagaaaaaaaaagtcataatatcaaataaaaacctagaaaataaatagataacaTTTGTGATCctacataaaaacaaaaaagtcacaCTATCTGATTCTTATTCACTTCATGGCTTCTGATATATGTGAATTGTCTCATTAGTTTTAAAGTGTGAAACTTCACCTCGCTCAATATGTGGAAGAATGCGTCGGGCCAATGTGACTTTAAGAATAGACTCTCCATGACCCGTACAAGACACTGCTCCAATAAGGTTGTCTGCGTATCCTCCAGCACCTTATTTACAAgggagaacatttaaaaaaacttgttttaCTTTTCAATTTCACACATTGGCTTCCCCACATGGTATAAGACAACACTTAATAATACAATTACTCATGAAACCAAGttgagaacaaataaataaaattgctgTGAAAGTGTAGCTTGTAAAAAACGTATGTGATCAAATCTGACTTcataatgataatgatgactTCTAATTTCATATTATCTAGTTTTAATTAAAGCCAACAGGTTAACAGTGCTACTTCAGACAGTGCAAGTAAATGAAGTCATACCAACGATGGGAGAATCTCCTACTCTGCCAACCATTTTATTTCGCATCCCTCCAGTTGATGTTGCACATGCAACATTGCCAGAAGAGTCCACAGCAACTGCCCCAACAGTGTCATGGGCCCTAGAATGACAAGAACagatgagagaggaagacacaTTTCCCTTTTAAACGTAGCGCACATTTCCTCTCACTCCCTTACAGCAAAACAGAGCCATTCACTGGGTGTTTATTTACTGAAAACATTATTCTCTGTTGTGCCACAGCACAGATGAGGTTTCAGAATGAGTGAAGCcaatttaagaagaaaaaaacatctgccGCGGTTTTAACGTGTCGAGATTCATGAGGAAATATATGTCCAGACGAGAAAGAGTCCAAATTAAGTCAAACACGGCAAATACTTACCACTGACAGTTAAAATCCTCCGTTACTCCAGTAGCATAAGTCTTGTTTTTCCTCCACGCCTTCCACTCATTCTCACTCACCAGTGTGTCACTGGGAACTGTGGCCATGCCGATGCTCTCTGCAAACAGGTTTGCCCCTTTGCTTGTCAGCAGGACGTGGACCGTCTGAAGGTTTTAATGACGGCACACATGTCAGAGAAAGCTCAAACAGAAAATGGATTTCCATACATATTACATTGCATGTTACATAttgcatgtcatttagcagacgcttttatccaaagcgacttacaatgagtgcattcaacctagagtacaaactaagaacaacaagaatacagaaagtaacatttcttcaaaaaagtcgaactacaaaagtaccataagtaagagccatttaagacaTATCATGGATGGGCAATTATAACACTTCAATGGTTTTGGTTATTGCACAAAAAAAGCACTTGGtcattagaattttttttttaattgtccaAATCACTAATTAAATCAGTGTTGTTCTAACCGTCAGTGTCTtactgtttctttaaaaaaaagacacaatctAAGTATTTAAGAAGATACCTTTTCCATCACGGCCCGTGCCAGTGACACAGGATTGGCAATCTTCTTCACTGAAGACACCGCACCGCAGGCAAGAGTCCTTCCATCCATGATAATGGTGTCCAGCTCTATTTCTCCGTCAACATTTAGCACTGATCCGTGTCCTACGATCACAATCACAATAAGATCAGAACAAAAACATGATGCTTACCTTCTCAGAACCTGCACAGCTGATCGTGAGCGGCCATGTAAACTGGAGGGCATTCATCAATGATGAGGAACTATATTAAATACAATCTAACAGCAGACGGAGACGTGAGAAAGACAGGCAGGAGATATGACGGCCCTCCTGCTGTGTAGCCTGCGACACCCTCACAGGTCCACACGGTGCTGACAAAGCGGTACAATAGAGCATCGTGCTCAAGACAGATCCGTCATTGATATTCGGTTTGTATGTACTTGAACAGGTTTAGTTGGTGCACAATGCATCCAAACATGTCCATTGGTGTTTCTGCATAATTCAAAATCTTCTCAGGTCCGAAATTGTTGCTTGATTGTATACaacatgaacatacacacatctATGTGAAGCTTGTTGgaagatgtttgtttttctttttccacaaacagaaaaAGATATAAACAAACCAAGATTTGCATCACTGTGCTAATAATTATTGCGAATGTTAATAGTCATGGTAAAGTAAAGCATATAGTTATTTTTTACAGAAATCTACCTTGAATTGGGAAAAGTTAATGTAGTTCAAGTTTGCTGGCGTCCGTGTGAGGGCCAGACGCCTGGACATAATCCAAAATGTAGATTAGGTTTGTGCAGACTCCATTTGGGATTAAAGACAGATTATGAGGCTGAGCTCCACAATCAGCTGGCAAACTCGTCTCCACTGACCACAATCCCTCTGAGTCTGGGTGAATGTTGGCAACACCACCAGCAGATGGAGACATTCAGTTACATACAAGTTATAAGAGTGGGTACCACCCAACATCCAGATACCCTTACTGGAGGTAGGACACAGTACAACAATGTGTTTCAGATTCTCTTTGGTATCCTACACATGAAAAagataaattttttattttaaatattggtCAAATTgatagataaataaaagtgctAAGGCAGAATGAGGAGACGATGCACCTGAACTCAAAATGAAAACTCTGATAGAAGAAACAGAAAGCGAATATTTGTGATGAATTGAGAAATACAGGCCTGCAAAAAAGTACAATAAGtccaaatataaaatatgacgGTCTATGAGAAATGTATTAGTTTGTTTATCGGCAGCTTTTTTCAAGCAATATATGAAGAGTACCCGTCACAGGTTTCATCACTGGGCAAGCAAGTTTGAGGTGTTCCAAGATAAAGGAAAAGGGCTTACATGGGTTGTCTGCAGTCAATCTACACACTTAAAATGCATTTCAACCCGGAGGAAAtaatacaactttttttaaattctaatgCAGCCTACTACAACAGTCttgcaataaatacaataaacagGCAACTGCGTGTATAACACTGTTCTTCAAATGTAATTAGTGAAAGGTTGATTTTAGATGTGTACTTTTGTCTATGTAGTTTATACATATGGAAGAAAATAATTCTCACAGCATACCTGCACATAACGCGGGGTTATCTTCCAGAGCCCTCACAGCTGCCTCAACGGCGTCCAGTGCACTTCCTGCTCGTTGCAGAACTGAAAACCCTTCACACGCCGCAACATTTACTCCATCAACAGAAGCCTCGGCCAGGTCGTGTGGTATTGCCCACGCCCCGCCGTGCACGACTATAACGGCTGACATCTTTAAATTCATGCAAGAAAAATACAGAGTTGTTCATGGAGTCTCACAAAACAAATACCAGAGGATATTGGTTTCCTGGTATCTAAAGAAGCGTGTCTGTGCCTTGTAGCAGAGGACAGCCTTTTTCCTCCCCCCACAGGAAAAGTGTGTGGAGCCTAAACGTTTATAAATTAACACACCTGTGAGCAGGAA is a genomic window containing:
- the si:dkey-103j14.5 gene encoding isoaspartyl peptidase/L-asparaginase isoform X2 gives rise to the protein MNALQFTWPLTISCAGSEKTVHVLLTSKGANLFAESIGMATVPSDTLVSENEWKAWRKNKTYATGVTEDFNCQWAHDTVGAVAVDSSGNVACATSTGGMRNKMVGRVGDSPIVGAGGYADNLIGAVSCTGHGESILKVTLARRILPHIERGKSLADASQLSLQYMGDRVHGAGGAIVVSPSGQWAATFTTVRMAWAAVDHDGLWYGLEPNERLKEQLSK
- the si:dkey-103j14.5 gene encoding isoaspartyl peptidase/L-asparaginase isoform X1 translates to MDGRTLACGAVSSVKKIANPVSLARAVMEKTVHVLLTSKGANLFAESIGMATVPSDTLVSENEWKAWRKNKTYATGVTEDFNCQWAHDTVGAVAVDSSGNVACATSTGGMRNKMVGRVGDSPIVGAGGYADNLIGAVSCTGHGESILKVTLARRILPHIERGKSLADASQLSLQYMGDRVHGAGGAIVVSPSGQWAATFTTVRMAWAAVDHDGLWYGLEPNERLKEQLSK